A region of Schistosoma mansoni strain Puerto Rico chromosome 1, complete genome DNA encodes the following proteins:
- a CDS encoding putative microfibril-associated protein, translating to MVKVKVQRYVAGKKPDFASSSSSESEEEPTINDTEEIKAFTSRSGLIRDRFRGQENAKSTVDGTDQPTAEELADPRFRRLLRAKDQLSQSSEDEEETDRVTRHKKYRKSGHYSEESPQNSNGEDADEEDVDEAELMKRRELIRKKALAAQMNAEVEKHFGDGYNDTGHEDVEAEDELGYSEEEYTSSDDEVAPKLKPVFVRARDRITLQAKHKADQLAQETEAEIKRLAEERRRTTLKLLEAELRREAEEAHAIEDALDAIDSDEGQGNPQAEQEEYEKWKVRELKRIRREREIREAAQQEKAEIERIRNMTDEQRREEFIRNPKVITNKTAKGKYKFLQKYFHRGAFYVTSLEDKVFQQDFTQPTLEDHFDKTKLPTVMQVKNFGRAGRTKYTHLVDQDTTVFDSPWSTTNPQNMKFQSTHGGGFKQIFSKPGLSKQKKKTG from the exons ATGGTAAAGGTTAAGGTTCAGCGCTACGTTGCCGGGAAGAAACCTGATTTTGCTTCAAGCTCTAGTTCTGAGTCGGAAGAAGAACCAACTATCAATGATACTGAAGAAATCAAGGCTTTTACGTCGCGGTCCGGGCTAATCAGAGATCGTTTCAGAGGGCAGGAGAACGCCAAATCGACAGTAGACGGTACTGACCAACCAACAGCTGAAGAGTTAGCTGACCCTAGATTCAGGAGATTGTTAAGAGCCAAG GATCAACTGAGCCAAAGCAGCGAGGATGAAGAAGAGACTGATAGGGTTACTCGTCACAAAAAATACCGAAAATCTGGTCATTATAGTGAGGAAAGTCCTCAAAACTCTAACGGAGAGGACGCTGACGAAGAGGACGTTGATGAAGCGGAACTAATGAAGAGGCGTGAA CTTATCCGTAAGAAAGCGTTGGCTGCTCAAATGAATGCTGAAGTAGAAAAACATTTTGGGGATGGATATAACGATACTGGTCACGAAGACGTGGAAGCGGAGGATGAATTGGGTTATTCAGAAGAGGAGTACACGAGTTCAGATGATGAAGTTGCTCCTAAATTAAAACCAGTTTTCGTACGTGCACGTGATCGAATAACGTTACAAGCTAAACATAAAGCAGACCAACTCGCTCAGGAGACCGAAGCAGAAATTAAACGACTTGCAGAAGAACGTCGTAGAACAACACTTAAG CTACTAGAAGCAGAACTGCGCCGTGAAGCTGAAGAAGCTCACGCAATTGAAGACGCTCTTGACGCAATAGATTCTGATGAAGGTCAAGGTAATCCTCAAGCGGAACAAGAGGAATATGAAAAATGGAAGGTTAGGGAACTTAAACGTATTCGACGAGAACGTGAGATTCGGGAGGCAGCACAACAAGAAAAGGCTGAA ATTGAGCGAATTCGTAATATGACTGATGAACAACGACGTGAAGAATTTATAAGAAATCCAAAAGTTATCACCAACAAAACAGCTAAAGGAAAATACAAGTTTTTACAGAAGTACTTCCATCGGGGAGCTTTCTATGTTACTTCGTTGGAGGATAAAGTGTTTCAACAAGACTTTACACAGCCTACTCTGGAAGATCATTTTGACAAAACAAAGTTGCCTACTGTTATGCAG GTTAAGAACTTTGGTCGTGCTGGCCGGACTAAGTATACACATTTGGTTGATCAAGATACAACTGTATTCGACTCACCATGGTCaacaaccaatccacaaaatatGAAGTTCCAGTCAACTCACGGTGGaggatttaaacaaatattctcGAAACCCGGTTTATCTAAACAGAAGAAAAAGACGGGATAG